TCTGAGCTGTATCTAAGAATCACAAGCAGCAATTTGGTCCAACATCTCGGCTGGAACTTAAATATTCGTTTCAAATCATGGTGAAACGAGAGATTTCggaaaaaaatgactcaattcgCATGCATTTCgaaatttgggattaaattcGAAGACGAAAAGAAAAGACAATTGTTGATGGGTAGGATGGGATTAGATTAATAAATAGACAAATAATCTAATCTGAATCAATTGGAGACAACAAGATAAGATGTCACAGGCTCGATCTTGAAAAAAGGGAAATGAAATGAATATATAGTATGGGCTGCTGCCCTGCCCCATTAGTCACGATATGGAATCGATTGAGATTGGAAACTACGAAAATCCAATGTTACTTTGTCAAGCTTGATAAAAAAACTTGATTTACCAAAAAAACTCCAGTCGACTATTGATGTTGATGAATTACTAGAAAgcaacaaaaatgaaatgaattgtATTCCTATATCAGGCAAAAGTAGAACAAAGCCACCACAACACAAATAAGCTGTGCAACTTAAGTTAACCACAATTACCAACTTAATACTGATAAACAATCATCCATGAGAGggattatgaatttaattaaacaGAGAAGAGAGAGGCCTTGATTTCCGCGCATATTTTAAACAAAACCCTTGCCAAGATCTTGTTTTTTAATTCCCAAATATTGAACAATATAGAAGTTTCTTGAAACGGAAGAAGGAATCTAAAATAATTGAGGGGAATGGCGAGCGATGAAGATATCACGGAGGTCGATGATTCCAACGGAGGTTCATGTTCATGCGGTAGTAAGGATCAACGGTTGAATGATCGAAGAAAGGTagttctaattttttattttaaatctaaTCCGCAACAATACGCGTGCGTGGTCAGAAGATATGTTTTTAATGATATTAGGCGTTTTCCTGATTTGGAATTTGGTATATTTTATCATTCGATAGCTTGCTTGAttggttttctttttttggggGATTTTGATTGTGTGTAGAAAGTTGCTCAAACAAAGGAGATGCTGTCGAAGCAAGCAGTTCACACAAAGGAGATCTTGTCGAAGCAAGCCATCAAGATCGCTAAACAGGCTGAAGAGCATGAAAGCTTCATCAATAAGGTCACTTGGTTTaaatttgttgagaaatgattaCTATATCAACTATGTAGCTGTTCAGTTTGTTAGTAGGAGGGGgtgactatgactaattatcacatgattatgcatctaggattgagttgtgagattgaaCCAAACGCAATACGTATTTAATCCCGACATATTATCTTGCGAACCGAATAGCCTCTGTGTAGATTGAATTTGAAGATGCTTTTGTTAGTGTTTGATTTGATGTTGTGGTGCGGTGTAGGTGACGCACTTGCTTGGTGTTCTTGGCTTCGGAGGCTTCTGCTTCATCTTGGGTGCAAGTGAGTAGAAACTTCTCTTACGTGGTGTTTTTATGGCTTTGGCTAACGGTGAATTACTTTGATTAGGGCCACAGGATGTTCGGTATCTCTATTGTTTGTTCTATGTCATTTTTGTCCCGCTTCGATGGATTTATTACAGATACAAGAAATGGCATTATTATCTTCTTGTAAGTTCTTACTCATCTTTGTAGTTGATTTATGTTATGAATTCAGGTGCCACGAGTTGTTAGTTGGAAATGTAGTTACATACACATCGATCTACTAGTTGTGTATTCTTTTCTCGGTTTTTTTACTGCTAAAACCACAAAATAGAAGAGGGGCATTAGCGACTCATTTAAGTTATTTTTGGGTGCAGGATTTTTGCTATTATGCCAATACGATATTCTTGATCATGCTTCTGTTTTATCCCACAAATGAGAAACTTTTTATGGTTTGCTTCTCATTTGCAGAGGTAAGTTATGTTACTTTTACCCAATGTTAATGACCTTGATTCACTTTGTACGGACATTTTTCTGATATCTGATAATGGGCGCAGGGACCCTTGGCATGGGCACTAATCGTTTGGCGTTGTAGCTTAGTTTTCAATTCCATGGACAAGATTGTAAGCGTCTTTATACATCTGTTGCCAGGTATGAAGATGTTTTCCTTTGTGAGATTATTCGTACTGGCTCTGTTTGACCCTGGATCTAAAATGTTTCTCTGACTTTGGCGATATGCCTTCGCTTCCTTGTCCACCCTTGCTACGAGAAAAACACGAAGAATTTAATTGAATGCAATCTCTTTATCCATACTTATGTTGAAATATCGACTTTCTCCCTGTATAAAAtgataaggaaaaaaaaaagatggagTGCTAGTACCGTGTACATAGTAATCCTCCAACCATGTTTCTTAGCTAATGCAGTAAATGTGGTTTCCCAGGACTAGTTTACTTCACGATCCGATGGTGGGACCCAGTGTTCTTCGATGCGATGCATctggatggggatgctcttagaggATCGTGGCCCTATGCAGAGACGAAATCATACCTCTGGACATGGCTTTTCTTTGTCCCTTTAGCCGCTTACGTTGTCTGGCAGcttctttattttctcattGTAAATGTGCTACGCGGACAGAGACTGCTGCGAGATCCAGAAGTGATGACCTCCTACAGGTTTCATGACTCTCACTCTTATTCGCATATATCATTCAGACCAAGACCGAACTCATATTTATACAATTCTTCTCTTGTGATAGGGAGCTGTCGAAAAAAGCACAAAAGGCAAACAACTTGTGGTGGCGGTTGAGCGGGCTGCTGGGAGATCAGAACCGGCTGTTTATGTTCATTCTGCTTCAAGCGGTATTCACTGTGGCCACAACAGCGCTTACTGTCCCGATATTCCTGTCCTACAAATTACATGTGACGTTCCAACTGCTCAAGGTATCCGCGACTATATGGAATGGGGGTAACTTTCTTCTAGAAGTGATGCCCAGACAGGTGATTCTGAAGCAGAAAAGGAAGACAGAAATGGGGCCTGTCGTGGTCGAAACTTCAGTGAAATTGACCGATGGTTCGGAGGTAACATTATCTCAGTAGAAGGTGTACAATTTGAAGTGTTTGTAAATCTGGTCTTGTGGTATACTATGTGATCagaaatttatttcttttctatAATTTTCCCCTTTGATTATTTATGTTTGTGCTAATCACATAGATTTGGTCTAATCTGTAGCTTAGGTGGAAAAGAAGGAACAAAATTTAGCTCtcctttttttgtttgttgtagAATTACTCAAAAAAAATTTGTTGGAATCCACAGTTTTGTTTTATCGTTTAATGTTGGTTTGTTATGGATTAAGTGAAGGTCCAAAGCAAAATCGACACAATTACATCAAGCATATAAGAAATTAAACTGAGAAAGTGGTTGAATAATAGTGCCAAGTCATTTTCACATCAAGATACTACAAGTAATCAAACGATGAATAAAATGGAAGGGTAAGAGAAGAAAAATCCTTCTATTATATAGagaattaaattgaataaatcaTACTTCAAACATATACAATTTCTTGTGACAATCTAAATTTCAATAAAAGAAGAATTAATAACCTTCAGCCACTCTTCACACAACTATCACTTTACAGCACAcgaaaaaaacaaaatgaatcATGAAGAAACGCCAATGCATATGCTATAAATTACATATCATGGCAAACCTAATTAGGCCGTGTGGCCTTCCTAACAATGCCCCTCACGCCGACGAGGCATGAGGCCCGAAAATTGGAATTGACGCGGACAACAACCAATTACTGTTGGCCGAGCAAATTGTGATGAAAATATACAATGGAAATGAACACAATTACAATAGTAGTGTATGCACAAAGATTCACATGCTTTTCTTGTATGGATTCAACTTCAATGGCGATGATAGCAAGATCATGATTCGGATCGTTGAAGTAAAAATACGAATCCTGAGTTTTCACGGATTAACGGGGGAGGTTCCACATCAGCCACATCTACTTGTGGCATGGTTTTGGAGAGGTCATCAACAGAGAAGGGAATGCTGCAAAAGGtggttaaaaaataaaatacataaatttaattatcaggATACATCATCCAACATAATGGAGAAATGATTTGCTAAGATTGATTTTACTTTCACATTGTTGTTGCAGCTCAACTTATACAAAGACAGCTAACTGAAAAAGAATCGCTCTTGCTAGTAAAAGGGAGTGGAAACCAAGTAAAAGAAGACCTACCTCGAGTCGTCATCCAACAGAAAGGAACTGTTAACCGAATTCTGAGATTCCTCTGTCATCATAACTCTTATACTTGAAATTACCTACAAAATTTGTAGGATATGACATAAGTCGACAGGAAAATGGAAACGAGAATGAGGTCGTGCAAAGACAGACTGGCTAAAGAAACTGCTTACATCTGCAGAAACACTATGAGTGCCATATTTATCATCCCAGTACATGGTGCTAATCCTGTATAGCTGTTGAATGCTTAGCACCTGTCAAAACAATGGAGACGTTAAAATACGAAAATTTAGTTTCGTAAGAAAGTCTAATGCAGTGGggaaagaacaaaaagcaggatGAAGGTCAACTTACGGGACAAAGTTCATTTGTAAGTTCATTCAACGTCTTCTTGGGCTTTTGATGAATGACCTGAAATACGAGCCGATGAGGATTCAATTAGCAAACAATCAATACAAGCATGATAAACTATGTTGGAACCATGAGAGGAATTGAATGTGATATTCTCACCAAAAATCCAACTGCCTGTCTAATATGCTTCAGTTCATCCCAAGCTGAGCCTACATACTGGTCACCGTATATGTTGGTAAAAGCACTATATAAGGTCGTTGGTAACAAACAAAATGATCGAAGGAGAGCTTACTTCCTCGGTTGCATTAGAGCACCATTGTTCTAATTCAGCCAACCCTGATTTGACATACTCCCCATTGCTGAATGAGCAACATTCGCGCCGTAAAAGAAGGCtgaaaatatatgaaaagagAAGACATCAAACATCAATTCCTCCAATGCCAAATTCTAAATCCAAAAGGATATTACTGTAACATCATGTATTTTAAGATCACAGATATGACTTACCTGTTGAATAATTGGACATTGATGAAAGAAAATATTTGAGTGAAAATCTTCCGGACCAGGATAGATGGAACCTACATTGTGTAACAGAAAGAACACGAGTATATATAAACTGAAAGAACAGATTTCAAATAAcccaaatttaagaaaaaaattggaACTCACATAATTTgctttcatgatcttcaagtagTTGTTTAGATTTTTCACAATGCTCTGCCAATGAGCAATTAGTGCTTGTTGAGCAACAGCATTAGCTTGGGTACGGCCTTTAACTAAACTTGAACGAGATGTCCTGGGAGCCTGCGTAAAATAAAGAAAGTTTTCTCACTcggcagaaaatgaaatgatggGTTATCAACCAAATGCCATACACATACTCAGACTAAAAAAGTCACTTTTAACTTAAAAAGTTCCGGGCCAGAATAGAATCTCAAATATGGGGACAGCCGATACAAACACAAGAATAAAATGGGAGTGGTGGAGGAATCTAAAATTGGAATCCAAGTACCATTCTCAACAGTTATTGCTGGATTACCTGGATACATAACCCAATCAAAGGGGAAATTTCTTTCTTTAAGTTGTCTCTGATcattccatatattttttccAGAAAAGCAGTAAGCTGCTGCTTGAACAACAAGGCAGGATACTTGGCTTCTACTTGCCTCATATCATCTAGTCTACCAAGCATCCGACCATTCAGAAACGACAGTGCAGGAGTCTGAGGTGATGTCCTCAATCCCTTCAAAAATCAATGTCAAGAATAACAGAGGCGTAAAAACTCAAGTATGACCAGGTGATAATCAGAAGGAAGATAAAATAACACGGCACTGCATACTTGTGACATCCTCCCAAAAAGAGAAGCTGATGATGACCTCCGTCTGTGGGGGGTTAAGCTAGCTGCCCCGCTTGCTTTGAGTGTATGTTGAAGCAGCATTAACAGAGTCGATGTATTACATAACCAGTAGGCTAGAACGTCATTGTTATCAGGGACCTGCAGAGGAGTTCGAGAATCAGTACTTTTAGTGATTGGAAAGGCATCATTAAATAGCTTCCTTGGCCAGACAACTTCATGAAGACTTACAGCAAATTCATGTGTCAATTGATCATATAGTGAAGGCTATAAATGTGTACATAACAATTTACCAACCTCTATGGATGAAGCTACAGACTGGATTATGCGGTCAAACACAGTTGTCCTCTCAACCTCAAACGACCTCCAGTGAAGAAGGCTTTTGTAAATAAGACAAGCAGCAACAGGTTTGCCACCAGCGAAACCCAGATCCTCAGAAATACATTTTACCAGAAGGTCTTGGTTTTCCTACGGAACACAGAAAAATAGATTAATGATTGATTGGGGTTAGAGGAAAGAGGTGTACGGAAACTTGCACAGCCATCACAACTTTTAATTCGGATAAATACATTTGCAAGCTACTTACTTGCTGCTTTTCATTAAGAGATTTCTGTGGTTTTTCTTCAGATTCAGGTTCCTTTGGAGATGCCACGACAAGGGCCGTATCCTATCATAAGCAGCAGAAAATACATATCAATGATATCAAAACCAcaaagttcataatttttccATTGCTACAATGAAAAATCACAGTGGTGACAGTCTTACATAATTAGGCTTTGTTTCTGCATTGTGAATATTTCCATTCTCCTGAGGTCTCTGTAACATTAACAAGGAAATAAGAATGTCTAAACTGGAGCAAATATGACAATGAAATCAAATTAGCAATACCTGAATGATAGTTGTCCTGGATCTTGCAGGCACAGTTTTCGCTGTAGGTGACATAGTTAGGGCTTGTTGACGAAGTACTTGATTCTCCGACTCAAGGTTCGATAGCTTCTCTTCAAGTCTGATATAAGATAAGAAAcaatcacaatataaaaaaaagtcacaaaGAACAAGTAGATATTGACCAAATGAAAATCATATAATTCTGCATTTACTTTCAGTAAATATACCTTTGTGTGGAATCTTGAAGCTGATCCACTTTTCCAGCAGCCTCCTCTAACTTTTTAGCGAAATCCACATTTTTGGATTCAGCTTCTGCACAGACCTTTTTAGCCTCTTCTGCAGCCTGTTTCTCCAGAAGCAGCAAAGCCTGCAGATAATGGTGAAATGGGTTGTAGAATTACTTCGTAGTCCGTCTTAAAATATTGATTATATGACTAACAAATCAAAATAAACTTATCAAAAAGATGACTGAGAATAGATTCTATTCTCAATAACCATTCAAAATAGAAACCAGTTAATTAGATGCTGCTGCTAGCACTTCACTCATAAGTTCCCTATTAGGGAGTAAACAAAGATGTGATCAGATCAAATGCTAATATTGTCCGCAATTATTCTTACCTTGAGACTTTCTACCTCGGCTGTTAATGTATCAATCTTTGCTGTGTCTTCGACCACAACTGGGGTTTCTTTAATGACTGGTGGTGCATCTTCGATTGCCTTGCGAGCTGCTTCCTGTTCTTTTATCACCCTAGCGTTTGCTTCTTCCACTTGTATTTGCATTGAATGTAATGCCTCCTGCAACTTAGTAATTTCTTGTGCTTTTGTTTCCTCCAACTCGGTCTACGTTCAACAAAATGTCAATCAAGTCAAgtaaataaatagttaaggaccacaaaaattttcaaaaggaTTTACCCTTAATCGCTTCTCAAACTGCAAGCGCCAGGTAAGCTcctctacttttttttctagCTTGTCTTTCGCTTCTTTTAAGGCTCCCGTTTCCCTAGAAGCCTGTCCATAGACAACATGTCATACAATGTGCAAGAAGAAATCGGACTCTCAGAATGAAAATAGACAAAAAGGATTGATCAGAACCATTCGAAGCTTTCGGAGCTCTTTCCGAGCAACACGCTGCCTCCAACCACATTGTGTAACAATAGCAGCCTTTTGGAGACTTTTGTAGTACGAATATTCTCTGTGACCACGTGCGTGGGCCTGCATATGAGCAGCAAAAGGATGTGTCAATAGTTACAATCTCCAGTTGCATGAATCTTCTGTTGGGCTTTTTGCAGTATGAAAGTGATATCGTAACCTGAATTTTAATTGCAGCCTTGGTCTGTTTTCTGAATCTATGTTCGCCACGAGCGGTCATTGCCCTCATGCCAGTCTGCACTATGATAGCAGAATTCTGCAATGCTTTGTAAGATATCCGGGCAGTGTAACATCTGAAGTTCTTCTGAATCTTGAGAACAGCAGCTTCACGACGCAATTGCTCATAGAAATTGCAAGCGGAAATAGCTAGCCaatgacaaataaaacaaacattATTTTTGAACAGGCAAACATCTAAAATTGCAAGATGACAGTCAAATGGAATTATTAGCAATTGGCAAGGTGAAGTTCAAGGCACATGGATAATCTTCTATAACTCTAGTTAGATTAGCTTATGGATGAAGATTCTATTCAAAATTCAAGAAATGATTGTAGAACCACTGTTAATTTTCtctattagaaatgagtcactcaccccttaaaaggccttataacggggagggttatccacacttaggatcatcaccaagtcgatgtgagacaagaattaagagttttaacacgccccctcacgtgtgggccggaatgacacatcgaacttccatcacgtgggtaggcaagagaagagataaagagataaaatccatcatcgacttgggcccgttctgataccatattagaaatgggccactcaccccttaaaatgccttataagggggagggttatccacacttatatagaggagctaggatcatcaccaagtcgatgtgggacaagaattaagagttttaacatTCTCAAAATTAGTCAACTAGTTAAATCAACATCCATTTTGTGAATATATCGAAACGCAATAGAATCATCTCAAACTTAGATCAGAAAGTTAATATGTGCTCACAGATAATGAGTCCAGCCAGTGGACTTGTATATTGGCATTCTTTTTAACATGTAGATGGAGATGCATTTTCTCAAATGTCTTATGCCTGAAACTTAAAATATATGCATATTCTTTTCCGTGTTGAGAGTTTATTTTCCtggaataaataataaagtctGAAATCAGATATTCGGATGTGAAGAATATAGAGGTACCTCGCCAACATGACTGTAATTGTATTGCAGCTCTCCGCAATACTACGAAATCTCTCCGAGCAATATAAGTACGAATTTGCCTTTGAATTGTTTTGGCTGCATTTCCAAGAACTTCGGCTCTTCTAGCATCTAGTTCAGCCATCTGACCAGCTCGAAGGAAGACCTTTGTCTTACCTAGCtgcaaattcaaattaaatgcATAACACATATATTAGACCTTGTACCAGAGAATGGAAGTATGTTACAAAAATGCATAACCAGTAATAATTTCAAGCCTAAAAGAGATAATTGTATGTATATGACATTAATTAAGGGTAAGATAACCATTTTTAAGCAATTACCTGATAGCCCTCTAATCTCATTTTATCCAAGATCATCTGACATGCAGCCTTCTCACCAATGCTGCACAGGTTAATATCATATTTCATGGACTTGTTAATAAGAAAAAACGAAGCAATATAATAACAGACCGAGACACGTGTTAGATTGAAAAAAGAACCAGTTTAAAGCATCAAACAGAGAGACTTACTTCCCATCTAAAACTTCAGGAGCAAGAACACCAAACCGCAGAAGAAACTCGTCAAATAAACGTCTGGTGGGGTATCCAGCACAACTGATTCTGATAGCTTCGAGAACACCCTACATTGTACCGAATATTTTATTACATGATTCTCCAAAAAGAGATAGCGATAATTCAAAAGTCAAACAAAGCTTGTATGATCAAATGATATTCCAAGCAAGATCAAGGTTTCCCAAAATACTTACACCACATCGCAGTTGCTGAATaatgttgacattctcaaaaaTAGCAGGCTTCAGGACATTGTTTGGTTTCACACATCTGATGTAATGAGGTTCCGTTGAATTCAGTGTGTCCATTAAAGATACAAGTTGCAGCTGCAAGCATAGATTTGGTTAATGCACCGTACAACCCACCAATTGTATATAAGCTGAAAACTCACAATGCATTTTCCGGAGCCTTTAGTGAATCTTAAGGAACAAACTCATAAAAAGATTCTTTAAGCATCAatgtaaacaaaaaaaacacacaacatacatCCAAATAATTGTAAGCATAAGCCAGACATCCACATATACTGTATCAACTATTCACCTCCAAATCCACAGTTCACCCCCaggtccattttattttaacaACAATTATGCCCCTCCATACCTTCTGTTGATGTTTCTAGcccaaaaaatcaaaatctcAATGCAACATCTATACCTTGTGGCAGAAACAATTCGAAAGTAAGTGAATCTACCAGCTCACAGCCACAGGCACTTAAAGACCAACTATAAACTACTTAATCTTAACCATTTAAGTTGTTCCAATGGGTCAAACTGAAAATCCATGTGTAGAGAGACTAAACCAGACACTTAAAATCAGATTGTATCAATTCTTTTTACAACTCTCAACGGACAAATTTGAAGTGAAAAAGGGGGGGAATTACAGAATGCCAAAGCAAACTATAAAATGGTTATGTTTACTCTTCAGTGGCTAAGATGTGCCAGAAATTTCAAGGGGTGACTACAACCAAATAGATAATATGCTCCAACTATATGATTATCACACATCTTTGAAAGAAACAATCAGCATAAACATGTTTCACGTGATCAGAAGCAAACAGGAGGAACATTCTGTTAGTTGCCATTCACGTACAAAAGACATTTTCCTAGGGTTGAAATCCCTAAAGATTCCACTCCACTACAAGTGCCTTAGATATTCCTTGGATGTATAAAAGGCTTTGTAAGAACTAGACATATTCGAGATGACCTTAAAGCGTGATCCTATTGATGAAAACTTGGAGGACTTCGATGATTCTTCTGGACTAGGAGGAAATAAACCGGCTGCAAAAGAGCATTTTGAAGCTGTTAATAAATCTTGATGCTCTGCCACCACATAATCTTTGTTCTTGTCCAGGAAAAGATCTGCCATGTATAACACCTACAATTTCAGAAGAGGTACAAGATATTATTTCACAAGTGTCTAATGCAATTGGTCGCTAGATAAGCTTATATTTG
This portion of the Salvia splendens isolate huo1 chromosome 10, SspV2, whole genome shotgun sequence genome encodes:
- the LOC121750141 gene encoding glycerophosphocholine acyltransferase 1-like — protein: MASDEDITEVDDSNGGSCSCGSKDQRLNDRRKKVAQTKEMLSKQAVHTKEILSKQAIKIAKQAEEHESFINKVTHLLGVLGFGGFCFILGARPQDVRYLYCLFYVIFVPLRWIYYRYKKWHYYLLDFCYYANTIFLIMLLFYPTNEKLFMVCFSFAEGPLAWALIVWRCSLVFNSMDKIVSVFIHLLPGLVYFTIRWWDPVFFDAMHLDGDALRGSWPYAETKSYLWTWLFFVPLAAYVVWQLLYFLIVNVLRGQRLLRDPEVMTSYRELSKKAQKANNLWWRLSGLLGDQNRLFMFILLQAVFTVATTALTVPIFLSYKLHVTFQLLKVSATIWNGGNFLLEVMPRQVILKQKRKTEMGPVVVETSVKLTDGSEVTLSQ
- the LOC121753224 gene encoding myosin-17-like, which encodes MGSPVNITVGSHVWVEDPALAWVDGQVSQIDGQDVHVKTKNGKRVVANISKVFPKDTEAPPGGVDDMTKLSYLHEPGVLQNLATRYELNEIYTYTGNILIAINPFQRLPHLYDTHMMEQYKGAALGELSPHVFAIADVAYRAMINEGKSNSILVSGESGAGKTETTKMLMRYLAYLGGRSGVEGRTVEQQVLESNPVLEAFGNAKTVRNNNSSRFGKFVEIQFDKSGRISGAAVRTYLLERSRVCQISDPERNYHCFYLLCAAPPEEREKYKLGSPESFHYLNQSKCYKLDGISDAEEYLATRRAMDIVGISEEEQEAIFRIVAAILHLGNIEFSKGKEIDSSVVKDEKSRFHLNTTAELLKCDPKSLEDALIKRVMVTPEEIITRTLDPEAALGSRDALAKTVYSRLFDWIVEKINISIGQDRNSKAIIGVLDIYGFESFKQNSFEQFCINYTNEKLQQHFNQHVFKMEQEDYEKEQINWSYIEFVDNQDVLDLIEKKPGGIISLLDEACMFPKSTHETFAQKLYQTFTKNKRFIKPKLSRTNFAISHYAGEVLYMADLFLDKNKDYVVAEHQDLLTASKCSFAAGLFPPSPEESSKSSKFSSIGSRFKLQLVSLMDTLNSTEPHYIRCVKPNNVLKPAIFENVNIIQQLRCGGVLEAIRISCAGYPTRRLFDEFLLRFGVLAPEVLDGNIGEKAACQMILDKMRLEGYQLGKTKVFLRAGQMAELDARRAEVLGNAAKTIQRQIRTYIARRDFVVLRRAAIQLQSCWRAISACNFYEQLRREAAVLKIQKNFRCYTARISYKALQNSAIIVQTGMRAMTARGEHRFRKQTKAAIKIQAHARGHREYSYYKSLQKAAIVTQCGWRQRVARKELRKLRMASRETGALKEAKDKLEKKVEELTWRLQFEKRLRTELEETKAQEITKLQEALHSMQIQVEEANARVIKEQEAARKAIEDAPPVIKETPVVVEDTAKIDTLTAEVESLKALLLLEKQAAEEAKKVCAEAESKNVDFAKKLEEAAGKVDQLQDSTQRLEEKLSNLESENQVLRQQALTMSPTAKTVPARSRTTIIQRPQENGNIHNAETKPNYDTALVVASPKEPESEEKPQKSLNEKQQENQDLLVKCISEDLGFAGGKPVAACLIYKSLLHWRSFEVERTTVFDRIIQSVASSIEVPDNNDVLAYWLCNTSTLLMLLQHTLKASGAASLTPHRRRSSSASLFGRMSQGLRTSPQTPALSFLNGRMLGRLDDMRQVEAKYPALLFKQQLTAFLEKIYGMIRDNLKKEISPLIGLCIQAPRTSRSSLVKGRTQANAVAQQALIAHWQSIVKNLNNYLKIMKANYVPSILVRKIFTQIFSFINVQLFNSLLLRRECCSFSNGEYVKSGLAELEQWCSNATEEYVGSAWDELKHIRQAVGFLVIHQKPKKTLNELTNELCPVLSIQQLYRISTMYWDDKYGTHSVSADVISSIRVMMTEESQNSVNSSFLLDDDSSIPFSVDDLSKTMPQVDVADVEPPPLIRENSGFVFLLQRSES